The genomic region CCGACCACGAGGTGCAGAAGATGCAGAACGTCCTCTCCGCCGTCCTGCCCGACGTGCCCCGGGCCGCCGTGATCTGGCTGAGCCTGCTGGCCGTGGTGGCCCTCACCGTCGCCGCCCTGTTGCTGCTGCGGCCGGGCCGGCTCCGGACCGACGCGGGCGCCCGGATCCGCCAGGCGGCCATGCCGAGCCAGCTGGAGCTCGCCCAGGAGGAACGGGAACGGGAACGCTACGCGCAGGAGGTCGCGGTCGCCGCGGAACGGGCCGGCGCGACGGCGCAGCGCCGCCGGACGGAGTGGCTGGCCGCGCAGGAGTCGGTCGAGGACGCCTGGCAGGCGTACGAGGCAGCCGAGGCGGACGTCCGCCGGCTGGCCGCCGCCGCGGCGATGCCGCTGCCGCAGACCGCCCGCACGCCGGCCGAGTACGTCGACCGCGAGCGGTACCTGCACCGGGCCGCGCTGGACGCGTACTGGCGGCGGGAACTGTCGGTGGAGCAGCTCAGCGACGTCTTCGCCCACCGGGGCGGCTGGGACCCGCGGCGGCACCCGGTGGAGCAGGAACTGGTCCTGCGTCGGGCGGTGCGGGACAACCTGCTCGCCCGGCACCAGGCCGCCCGGGAGCGGGAGCAGGCCGCCTGGCGGGCCGCCGAGCTGGCCGTGGCCGCCGCCCGCAGCCTCCGCGAGGGGGCGTACGCCGCGACCGGCCGCCGGGTCGAGGAGTCGCAGGTGGTACTGCCGCTCGGCGAGATCGCGCGTCCCGTGGAGCAGCAGACCCGGGAGAACGTGATCGTGGCCCGCGGCCGCGCCGCCGTGCCGGCGTACTGACGGCCGGGCCGGCATGCCGGCGTACTGACCGGCCGGATCACCCGTGCGCGGGGCGACGTGGCCCGCTGCCCGGCCGACATCGTCCGCCTGGGTTAGCGTGTCCGCATGTCCCGGGAGGCGTGGATCGTCGTGGTGATCGCCGGCATCGTGGCGCTGGCCACACTGGTCGGTGCCGTGCTGCTAGCGGTCCGGATTGTCCGGGCCCGCCGCATGCTCGGCGCGCTCGGCGCGAGCGGCAAGGTGGCCTTCTACGGCGCCCTGATCTACGCGATCTTCCCCGTCGACCTGCTGCCCGACCCGATCTACCTCGACGACATGGGCGTCCTCGCCGGGGCGCTGCTCTACCTCACGCGGCTGGCCCACCGGCACCGCACGGCCGCGCGTCGGCTCCCCGGGCAGCCGGACGCGCCGCCGGAATCGGGCCGGGCCCGCCGGCCTGTGCGGTGACGGACCGCAGGCGACAGGGGACGCGAATGCCGAGCACGCACCGGTTGGACGTACGGGACGAGCGGGTCGTCGAGTTCTGCCGGGAGCGGCACCTCGCCACGCTCACCACGCTGCGCCCGGACGGCACCCCGCACGTGGTACCGGTCGGGGTCACCCTCGACCCCGCCGCCGGCCTGGCCCGGGTCATCACCAGTGAAACCTCCCGGAAGGCCCGCCACGTGGCCGCGGCGGGCGCGCAGGGCGCCCCGGTGGCGGTCTGCCAGGTCGACGGCCGGCGGTGGCTCACCATCGAGGGCCGGGCGGTCGTGCGGTCGGATGCGGCCACGGTGGCGGAGGCGGAACGTCGCTACGCGGAGCGCTACCGCACGCCGCGCCCGAATCCCGCCCGGGTGGTCATCGAGATCACCGTGACCGGGCTGCTGGGCGGTCTCTGACCCTCGGCGCCGTCTGCCCGGTTCGTCCCGCCCGGTCCGGTTTTCCACCACCGCCGGCGCGGCCTGCCGTACGCCGGCGACTTCTGGTGCCCAGCGCCACGTCCTGACGCCTACCCGGCTGGAATGCCGGTCGGAGCAGGGCCGTTACATCCCCCGGTAGGCCCCGGACGCAGTGTGCTCCCGGGGCCGTTCCGCTGCTGAGCCGAGCGCCTGTCCTGGTGCTTCGCGCCTCCCTCGGAGGCGCCGACCCCCTGATTGGAGCCCGACCCATGAACCCGATCATTCACAAGAGCGGCCTCTCTGTCGCCGGCCTCCTGGTCGCCGGCGGGTGCGTGCTGGGTCCCGCGGTCGCCGCGCAGGCGGCTCCGGCCCAGACCGGCCCGGCGACGTCCACCCAGTCCGACAAGGGTGGCCAGCACGACCGGCGGGCCGAGCGGACGTTGGGCATCGACTACCAGGCCCAGCCGAACTTCTACTACTGCGGTCCGGCCGCGACCCGGATCGCGCTCTCCGCGCAGGGCAAGGCGATCTCGCAGGACGACGTCGCCGCCATGCTGGGGACCACCGAGGCCGGCACCGCCTCGGCTCTGGACACCACCCGGGTGCTCAACGAGCTGACCGGTGGCAAGTACAAGACCACCGAGATCCGTGACTCGGTGGCCAAGCCGGAGCAGGTCGAGCGGCTGCGTACCGATGTGATGACCGCGCTGGACGCGGGCCGGCCGGTGGTGGCCAACGTCAAGGGCACGGCGGTGGACGCGAAAGGCGTTCCGCACTCGTACGAGGGCGGCCACTACCTGACCCTGGTCGGCTACCGGGACGGTGGGGACGCGATCCAGATCGCCGACCCGGCCGACCCGACCGACGGTGAGTACTGGATGCCTCTCGGCAAGGTCGCCAACTGGATCGCCGAGCGCGGCTACTCCTCCTGACGTCACGGCGTCAGCGGGCCGGGCTCCCTCTCCGGGGGAGCCCGGCCCGTCCGATTCCCCGGGCCCGGCCCGTCCTGCGGCCAAGGCTGGCCCGGAGCGCGGAGCGCCGCGCCATGCCGTCGGCACCGGTGGAGAAGCGCCGCTGGCCGGTCCGGTGCAGCCGGCGGTGTACGGGCGGACGCACCGCGGCCTCGCCCGCGCCGGCCGAGGTCCGCACCAGCCGGTTGGCCTCCTCGGGCTCGTATCCGTCGGCCCGGAGCAGATCGCTCGAGGCGGCACGGAGATCGGTGATCAGCGCCTCGCCGAACGATCGCACCCCCTCCGCCCACGCGCGGCCGGCCAGGTCGGCCGCCTCCAGCGTGAGCGCCCTCGTCCGGCCGGACTTCTCGCCCCTGCTGCAGTCTTCGCGCAGCACGCGAGCCGCTTGGCCGAGCCGCGTCATGGCGGCCGGCAGTTCCTCCGGGATCGGCTCGTCGTACTGGATCGCGGTCGACGACCACCGGGCCAGCACCCGCACGTCCAGGGCGAACCGTTCCAGGTGAGTCGCGCCGCGCGCGTACCGGTGGTACTGCGCGCGGCGGTGCCAGCGGGCCGGTGCCAGGGTGACCACCTCCTCCGCGCCGCTGAGCGCCTCGTTCAACCGGCCGACGTCCGCCTCGAGCCCGCGCAGCCGTTCCAGGGCTCCGATCGCCTGGTGGGCGTCCCGCTGCCGCAGGGCGGCGGCGATCGTGTCGAGCTGCTGGGTCACCGTGTCGAAGATCGGCGTCGCCGCCCGGTCCAGCACCCGGATCGGGTTCACCGGCAGCAGCAGCGCCACGACCAGCAATCCGATCCCGGTGCCCACCAGCGCGTCGAGGATCCGCGGCACCTCGAGTCCGCGTTCCATCGGCGCGAGCGTGGAGATCAGGACGGCGGTACCGCCCGCCTGGCCGACCAGCGCTCCGCCCCGGCCCGCCACCAGCAGGGCGGTGGCGATCGCCAGGGCGACGACCAGTCCGGTCTGCCACGGACCCGACCCGAGCGCGAAGCGCAGCAGATCCCCGATGACGATGCCGAGCCCCACCCCGGCGAGCAGTTCGAAGGTGCGCCGGGCCCGCTGGCCGATCGCGGTGGCGATGGTGGCGACCGCGGCGGCGGGTGCGAAGACGTGCGCTCCGGGGCCGAGTAGATGCTGGGCGAGCAGCGCGGCGAGCGCGGACGCCAGTCCGGACTGCACCGCGATCACGCCGGTGACCTCAAGCTGGCGCAGCCGGATCTTTCCTGCCTCACCGCCGAGGTGCCGGGCCCGCGCCACGTGCTCACCGCCCCGCTCGGCCACCGCGCCGAGCGGCGACCGCGCGGGCTCGGCGGCGGGACGGTCCTGGGCCATGGTCGCGCTTACCCCACCCCGGCCCGGTGAATCGTGGCGGGCGGGATCATGCCGACCGGGCGGATCGTGCCGTTGCCCCCCGGAAAACCGGTCGCGTGGTGGCGGCGCCGGACGCGACGATCGGCCGGTGAAGATGCACGCCGACCAGGTCGACATCACCCCCGATGTCGTCGCCGCCCTCGTGGCCGCGCAGTTCCCCCGCTGGGCCGACCATTCCGTACGCCCGGTCGTCTCGCACGGCACGGTGAACGCGCTCTTCCGGCTCGGCGAGGACATCGTCCTGCGGTTCCCGCTGCAGCCCGGTCCCGACGTCCGCGAGGCGCTGACCGGCGAACAGGAGAACGCTCGCCGGATCGCTCCCCAGGTGCCCCTGCCCGTGCCCGAACCGCTCGCCCTCGGCGAGCCGGGTCCCGGCTATCCCGGCTCCTGGTCGGCGTACCGCTGGATCCCCGGCCGGATCGCGGGCGACGCGAGCATCGACGACCCGCTGCGGTTCGCGCGTGACCTCGCCGGCTTCGTCGCCGCCCTGCACCGGGCGGACACCGGCGGGGCGACCTGGAACGGCCTGAGCCGGGGCGGGCCGCTGCACGACATGGACCGGTACGTCCGCCGGTACCTGGCCGAGAGCACGCACCTCGTCGACACCACAGGGCTCGCCCGGATCTGGGCCGCCTGCCTCGACGCGCCGGCTCACGGCGGCCCCGACGTGTGGCTGCACGCCGATCTCATGCCGGGCAACCTGCTGGTCCGTGACGGCCGACTGGCCGCCGTCATCGACCTCGGGGCGGTGTGCGTCGGCGACCCGGCCGTGGACCTCATGCCGGCGTGGAACCTGCTCAACCCGGCCGCCCGGGGCGTCTACCGACGCGCGCTCGGGGTCGACGACGCGACCTGGGAACGCGGCCGGGGCTGGGCGTTGGTCCAGGCGATCGGCGCGCTCGCCTACTACGTCGACACCAACCCGGTGATGGCCGGCACCGCCCGGCACACCCTCGGCGCCCTCCTCGCCGCGTCGAGCTAGGCCGACCGCGGCACAGCGGCCGGCACCGACCCTCCGGACAGGACACTCCCGGGCCACCGTCGCGCGGCGGCCCGGGAGAGTCGTACGTCAGCGAACCTGGTCACCCTCACCGGTGCGTGCCTGGGCCCGGTCGACACCCTTGTCGATCTGGTCCTTGTACTTGCCGCCGGTGCGCCGGTCGGCCATCTCACCGGCCTTCTTCAGCCCTTGGTCCACCTGCTGGTCGTGCTTGTTCGCGAAGTCCTTGGCCTTGTCCATGAAGTCGCGCACGGCGTCCTCCTCGATTCCGGCTCGAACCCGGAGCCTTCCCGTGGCCCCCGGCCGCAAACACCGTCGATCCGGACGAGCCGGCCCTTAGCCCCTGGCGCGGACGCCGGAGCGGAGACGTCCCGAACCGCGCCGATCCGGTAGCCCGTGGGCGCGACGGGTGTCGGGGGGACGTCGGACGGGTACCGACCGGCCAGACCCCGGCCGGACCTAGGAGGGTGGCGGTGGACGTGGACGACGACGGTCCCGGGCGGACGCCCGGCGCGACGGCGCCGGACCAGGCCGCGAACGGGCCGCGACAGGCCTGGGCGGGGCTGCCCTGGTTGGTCCGCTCGGCGGTGCTGTGGAGTGCCTGCCTGGTGGTGGTCGTGGCCGGGCTCTACCTGCTGGGCCGCATCGCCGTGCTGCTGGCGCCGCTGGCCATCGCGGTGGCCGTCACGATCTTCCTGACCGCGCTGCTCGATCCGGTGCTGCTCCTGCTGCGCCGGCTGCGGCTGCCCGCGTCGCTGGCCGCCCTGCTGACCATCCTGCTGCTGGTCGGCGTCCTGGTCGGGGTTGGCGTGCTGGCGTGGAACCTGACCGCCGGCCAGTTCGACGAGCTGAGCCAGCAGCTGCGGCAGGGCCTGGGCCGGACCCGCGACCTGGTCACCTCCACGCTTCCCGTGACCGACCAGCAGCTGGACCGGTTCGTCGAGCGGGTCCGGCAGGGCATCGGTCAGGGCTCGCTCGACCCGGTCGCCGGGGCCCGGACCCTCACCGAGGTGTTCGGTTCCGCGCTCCTCGCCCTGGTGCTGCTCTTCTTCCTGCTCAAGGACGGCCGGACGATGTGGCGCTGGGTGCTGACCCGGATGACCGGGCCGAACCGGGAGGTGGCCGCCGAGGCGGGACGGATGGGCTGGCGGACGCTCGGGGCGTACAGCCGGGGCACGATGATGATCGCCGCGATCGACGCCATCGGCATCGGCCTGGCGCTGGTGGTGCTCCGGGTGCCGCTCGCCCTGCCGCTGGCGCTGATCACCTTCATCGGCGCGTTCATACCGATCCTCGGCGCGACCGTGGCCGGTGCGATCGCGGTGTTGGTGGCGCTCGCCGCGAACGGGCCGACCACGGCTCTGCTGACCCTGGCCGCGGTGATCGCCGTGCAGCAGATCGAGGGCAACCTGCTCGAGCCGCTGATCATGAAGCGGCAGGTTCGGCTGCATCCCGCGGTGATCCTGGTGGCGGTCACCGCCGGCACGCTGATCGCCGGCATCGCCGGCGCCTTCGTCTCGGTCCCGATCACCGCCGTCGTCTGGCGCGTCATCGACACCGTCCAACAGCACCGCCGCACCGCCGGGTCACCGGCGTAGGTGGGTGGCGAACCAGGTGGTGGCGGCGTCGGCGACCTGGTCCAGGGTGCCCGGCTCCTCGAAGAGATGGGTGGCGCCGGGCACGATGCTCAGCTTCACCGAGCCCGGCAGGGCGTCGCGCGCCTGCTCGTTGAGCGTGATCACCTGGTCGTCCAGGCCGCCGACCAGCAGCAGCGTCGGGGCGCGTACGGCGGAGAGCGCGGGACCGGCCAGGTCCGGCCGGCCGCCCCGGGAGACCACGGCGCGCACCTGGTCGGGGCGGGCCGCCGCGCTGACCAGGGCCGCGGCGGCGCCGGTGCTGGCACCGAAGAGACCGATCGGGAGCCCGCGCGTCGACGGCTCGGTGCCCAGCCAGTCGACGATGCCGGACAGCCGGTCGGCGAGGAGCCCGATGTCGAAGCGGAGTTCGGCGGTGCGGGCGTCCACCGCGTCCTCGGCCGGGGTGAGCAGGTCGACCAGCACGGTGCCGAGCGCCTGCCGGTTGAGCACCTGGGCCACCGCCACGTTCCGGGGGCTGTGCCGCGAACTGCCGCTGCCGTGTGCGAAGAGCACCACCCCGACCGGGTCGCTGGGGAGGACCAGGTCGGCCGGAAGCTCCGCCTCCCCGACCGGGATCGTCACCTCGCTGATCTTCACGTCCATGCCGTGACCTCCCACCGACCGGCGGGGCCGCCGGCCACGTACCGCTTACCCCGCGCCGCCGACCGCACGCGTCTCCGTGCCGCCGAGCGCACGCTTCCCCGCGCCGCCGAGCGCGTCCTTGCCGGGGGATCAGCCCCGCCCGGCGGGGCCGATCGGCGGGGCTGTCTCCGGCGGCGTTTGTCGATCGGCGGGCCGGGTAGCCGACGGATGACCGCAGACCGTGTCGGCGCATCGCGCCCCGACGGATCGCGAGGATCACCATGGCCCAGCAGCGGCAGACGTCTCGGCAGCAACAGGCGTCCCGGCACCAGCAGAGGTCCGAGGAGGAGCACCGGCTCCGGTCGGCCGAGCGCAACAAGGACTGGGCGGACGACGTGGCGCACGCGCGTACCGCCGACGATCCGCGGACGATGGCACCACGCGACGCCGAGGGTCGCCCGTCGACCGGCGAGCGCTTCACCTGACAGTCGACGCGTACGACGGCCGGGGCGGGAGTGACCGTCCCGGCCGCGTGGTTCACCGGGCGTACGGGAACCGGCCGTGTCCCGGGTCGGTCACGTCTCCCGCTCCGGCAGGCGGAGCAGCGGGCCCCGGCCCGGTGGCTGCTCCGGCGGCGGCCCGGAGGGATGCGCCGGCGGCACCGGCACGGTCACCGGCTCGTCGCAGGTGATCCGAAGGGTCTCGCCGTGGTGCCGCAGCTCGACGACGTCGTCCTGCTCCGCGTGGCGCAGCGCGTACGTCGTCTGGTGCGGCCGGACGTCCACCCGCAGCCGCATCCCGCGCCACAGCAGGGAGAACTCCAGGCGGCTGAGCCGGCTGGACAGCCGGGGTGAGAACGACAGCGTGCCGTCGTGGTCGCGCAGGCCGCCGAACCCGGCGATCAACGCGATCCAGGCGCCGGCCAGCGAGGCCATGTGCACACCGTCGCGGGTGTTCTCGTTCAGGTCGTGCAGGTCCATGAGGGCGGCCTCGCGCAGGTAGCTGTGCCCCAGCTCCGGATGGCCGACCTCGCAGGCGAGCACCGCCTGGGTACAGGCGGACAGCGACGAGTCCCGCACCGTGCGGCGCTCGTAGTAGAGGAAGTTGCGGACCTTCTGGTCCGGGGTGAACGCGTCGCCCCGCCAGTGCATGGCGAGCACCAGGTCCGCCTGCTTGATCACCTGCTTGCGGTACAGGTCGAAGTAGGGGTAGTGCAACAGCAGCGGGTACTTCTCCGGCGGCGTGTGCAGGAAGTCCCACTCCTGGAGCCGGGTGAACCCCTCCACCTGCTGATGAACGTCGATCTCCTTGTCGTACGGGACATGCATGGACGACGCCGCGTCCCGCCAGCTCGCCGCCTCCTCGTCGGTGACACCGAGGCGCTCCGCCTCGTCCCGGTAGCGCCCCACCACCTCGGCGGCGGTGAACAGGTTCCGCTGCGCCATCAGGTTGGTGTAGATGTTGTCGTTCTTGACCGCGGTGTACTCGTCCGGCCCGGTCACCCCGTCGATGTGGAACACGCCGTGCCGGTCGTGGTGGCCGAGCGACCGCCACAGCCGCGCCGTCTCCACCAGCAGCTCCAGCCCGATCTCCTGCGCCAGCTGTTCGTCGCCGGTGACCAGGACGTAGCGGCGCAGCGCGTCGGCGACGTCGGCGGCGATGTGGAACGCCGCGGTGCCGGCGGGCCAGTAGCCGGACGACTCTGGGCCCTCGATCGTCCGCCACGGGAACGCCGCGCCCTGGAGGTTCAGGGTCTCGGCCCGCTCCCGGGCGCTGTCGAGCGTGGCGTGCCGCCAGTAGAGCGCGTTGCGGACCGCGTTCGGCTGGGTGTACGTCAGCACCGGCAGGACGAACATCTCGGTGTCCCAGAACGCGTGCCCGTCGTACCCCGGTCCGGTCAGCCCCTTCGCGGCGATGGGCCGGCGCTCGGCCCGGGCGCCCGCCTGGAGCACGTGGAACAGACCGAACCGGACCGCCTGCTGGACCTCCGGGTCGCCCTCGACCCGCACGTCCGACGCGTCCCAGAACTCGTCGAGGTAGCCCCGCTGCTCCCGGCAGAGCCCGTCCCAGCCGTCGAGGCGGACCGCGGCGAGCGCCGCGCCGACCTGGTCGCGCAGCGCCGGCAGTGAGCGGCGGCTGGACCAGCCGTACGTCAGGTACTTGACCACCCGCAGCGTCTCACCCGGTCTGAGCACGCAGCCGATGGTGGTGCGGACCCAGTCCTCGTAGCCCTCGGACTCGATGGTGGTGTGCTCCGGGCCGTGCACCTCGTGGTCCATCGCGGCGGCGACCCGCAGCCCGGAGACCTTGGTCCGGTGGATGAGCAGGCCACCGTCTTCGGTGGTGAGCTCCTCCTCGGCGGTCAGCGGCGACTCGAGCACGGCCGCCACCCGCGGGTCGCGGCTCTGCGCCGGCAGCGTCTCGTTCGCGACCAGCTCGGACTGGACGATCAGCCGCAGCGGACCGTCGACCGCCTCCACCTCGTAGTTGATCGCGGCCACCGCCCGCTGGGTGAACGAGACCAGCCGGGTGCTGCGGACCTTGACCTCGCGGCCGGCCGGCGAGCGCCAGTGCAGCTCCCGGTGCAGGGTGCCGGCGCGCATGTCGAGGATCCGCTCGTGGGACAGCAGTTCGCCGTACCGGACGTCCAGCGGCTCGTCGTCGACCAGCAGTCGGATCAGCTTGCCGTTGGTCACGTTCACGACGGTCTGGCCGGACTCCGGGAAGCCGTACCCGGCCTCCGCGTACGGCAGCGGGCGCAGTTCGTAGAACGAGTTCAGGTACGTCCCGGGCAGGCCGTGCGGCTCGCCCTCGTCCAGGTTGCCGCGAAGCCCGACGTGCCCGTTGGACAGGGCGAAGACGGACTCGGACTGCGCCAGCACGTCCATGTCCAACCGGATCTCCCGGACGTACCACGGCTCGACCGGATAGGCCCGTTCCCTGATCATGCGGCGCGCCCTTCGTCCAGCAGCTCGGCGAGATCGGTGACCACCACGTCGGCGCCGTGAGCCCGCAGCTCGTCGGCCTGGCCCACCCGGTCGACCCCGACCACGTAGCCGAAGCCGCCGGCCCGACCGGCCTGCACGCCGGAGAGGGCGTCCTCGAAGACCGCCGCCTGAGCGGGCTCGACGCCGAGCCGCCGCGCCCCGGCCAGGAAGGTGTCCGGATGGGGCTTGCCGCGCAGCCCCTCGGCCCGGGCGACCAGACCGTCCACCCGGTCCTCGATCAGCGGCTGGAGGCCGCCGGCGGCGACGACTTCGCGGCCGTTGGCGCTCGCCGTGACCACGGCTCGGCGCAGCCCGGCGGCGACCGCCGCCTTCAGGTAGGTCACCGAGCCGGGGTAGACGTCGACCCCGTCGGTGCGCAGGCGCTCCAGCAGCAGCACGTTCTTGCGGTTGCCGACCCCGTTCACCGTCTCGGCGTCCGGCGGGTCGTCCGGGCTGCCTTCGGGGAGCACGATCCCGCGGGAGGCGAGGAACGTGCGGACCCCGTCGGCGCGTGGACGCCCGTCGACATACCGGTTGTAGTCCGGGCCGGGGTCGAACGGCCGGTACGGCTCGCCGGTGGCCGCGGCACGCTGTTTCAGGTACGCGTCGAACGTCTCTGTCCAGGCAGCGTTGTGCACCCGGGCGGTCTGCGTCAGCACTCCGTCCAGATCGAAGAGACAGGCGGTCACATGAGCAGGTAGGCCCAGCACGGTACGAATCTATCCACCCGATCGGGCCGACAAACCCGTTTCCGCCCGCCCGGGGTCACTGCGGACGCAACGTCCAGACCACGGTCATCGCCGAGGTCGGCGTGCCGTCCTCGGTCGCGATCTCGACCTCGACCGGGAACTCCGGCCGCCGGCCGGACTCCAGCTCGGCCGTCACCTCGGACGCCGGCCGGCCCAGCCGAGCGGTGGCGCGTACCGGGCCCAGGGCCAGCTTGCGGTACGCGATCTCGGCCCGGACGGCCAGCGGCACCGCGCGGTCGAGGAGCTGACCGAAAGCGGCCAGCACCACCGCGCCGGACGCGGTCTCGCCGAGGGTGAACATGGCGCCGGCGTGCGGGCCGCCGACGTGGTTGTGGGTGGCCGGCGAGTCGGGCAGCCGGACGACCGCCCGGACGCCGCCGTCGGCCTCCGGGGCGACTTCGACGAACTCGAAGCCGAGCGTACGGGCGAACGGCACGGCCTCGAGCATGCCGGTCGCCACCTGGCGAGAGTCGATGGACATACCCCGACGCTACTCGTCGGTAACTTGCCGGGCAAGAGGCGGGGATGGCGCGCTCGTCCTCAGCTCGGCGAGCGGCGGGTTCGGTGGCGACTCGACACGCCGCCGGGCCAGGCCCGTGCACATGGGCCTCGCGGGGAGGTGGGCGAGTCCGGCCCCTGCTCGGCTCCAGGCACGCTATAGAGCTGAGTCGTTTGCGTCATCATCGCGCGACACTCGCCAGAGTGGCGGACCGGTGGTGGCCGAGTTGGGCAGCCTGCTCCCCTCGGGTTGGACGGCCCGCGACCGCCCGGTTGGACGGCCCGCTACCGTCCGGATGGACGGCCCGCGACCGCAGGATGAGGCCGCGGAGCCGAGGTCGCGGGGCACCCGGTCGCTGATGTCGTAACCGACTCAGGTCTAAAGGCTCCGCAGAGCTTTGCGCCGGGCGGCCGGAGCTGGCCGGATCCGTCCCCCACCCGGCCGGGCCCGGATCGGCCCGGCCGGCACGATCGGATCGGGGTCAGAGGTTGGCGATGGTGCGCAGGATCTCCGCATAGAAGTTGCCGTCGATGCTGCGGAACAGCGCGAAGTCCTGGCCCGGGTCTCCGAAGAAGGGGCGCAGGGTCCAGGCGAGCTGGGTGCCGACGAACCCGAAGAGCAGGATCCAGATGTAGAGCAGGGTCATGCTCGCCGGCCGCTGGTTCGGCTCGCCCCGCCGGACCGGCGGGTTCGCCCAGGGCCGCTGCTGCGCCGGATAGCCGGGCGGCAGCATCCCGGGCGGGAACGTGGTGGTCGGCGGCGCCCCGACCAGGGCCGGCACCGGCTGCGCGGGCACCGCCGGACCCGCGGCGGGCGCGGTAGGCGTGGCCGGCACGGACTGCGCCGGGACCGCCTCCCCGCCCACGGCGACCGCGGTCGCCCCGCCCGCGGTGGCACCGTTCGCGGTCGCCCCGGCCGGCACGGCGACCGACTCGGCCGGCGCCGCCACGGTGGCCGGCCCAGCCGGCGCCGCAACCGCCGGCGCCGCAACCGCCGGCGCGCCCGCGGTCGTGCCCTCGGCGGGCGTTGCCGGGGCGAGCAGGCCGTGCTGGTTGAGCACCTGCATGCCGCCGGTCAGAAAACGCAGCCCGACCAAGGCCGAGAGGGTCAGGATCGCCACGTTGAGCAGCTTGAAGAATCCGTAGTCGGGGGCGGTGATCAGGAAGAAGAGGCTGATCGGCGCGAACGCCACGGCCAGCATCGCGGTGACCGTGATCGCCACCATCACCAGCGCCAGCGACTGGCGTACCGAGAGGCGGGCACCGAAG from Micromonospora sp. WMMD812 harbors:
- a CDS encoding beta-phosphoglucomutase family hydrolase, with the translated sequence MLGLPAHVTACLFDLDGVLTQTARVHNAAWTETFDAYLKQRAAATGEPYRPFDPGPDYNRYVDGRPRADGVRTFLASRGIVLPEGSPDDPPDAETVNGVGNRKNVLLLERLRTDGVDVYPGSVTYLKAAVAAGLRRAVVTASANGREVVAAGGLQPLIEDRVDGLVARAEGLRGKPHPDTFLAGARRLGVEPAQAAVFEDALSGVQAGRAGGFGYVVGVDRVGQADELRAHGADVVVTDLAELLDEGRAA
- a CDS encoding DUF4442 domain-containing protein, translating into MSIDSRQVATGMLEAVPFARTLGFEFVEVAPEADGGVRAVVRLPDSPATHNHVGGPHAGAMFTLGETASGAVVLAAFGQLLDRAVPLAVRAEIAYRKLALGPVRATARLGRPASEVTAELESGRRPEFPVEVEIATEDGTPTSAMTVVWTLRPQ